AAACTCTTGCCCAAATCCCCATAAACGAAGTGCTATTGCCAAATAAATTTTGCCCTAGCGGTGCAAAGGTGGGCGATGAAGTGCAAGTCTTTATCTACACGGATTCGCAAGATAGATTTATCGCCACCACACAATCCCCGCTAGCCACACTAGGACAAATCGCGTTTTTGCGCGTGGTAAGCGTGGGACAAAACGGCGTGTTTTTGGACTTGGGGCTTGATAAAGATATATTTATGCCTAGCAAAAATCCCAAATCCTACGCGCTAGACTCGCTCGTAGCAGTGAAAATCTGCGCTGATAAGTCCCACCGACTTATCGCAAAAAAGGGCATAAAAGACACGCTTAAGCCCTACAAAGCAAAACATAGAGGCACGAAGGTAGAGATTTTGCCTTTTGAGATAAGTCCTCTTGGTGTGGGCTGTGTGGTGGAGGGCAAATACTATGGATTGCTATATACTTCGCAAAGTAGCCCTAAAGCAAAATCTACTCACAGGGATTTTGCTAGCAAAGATTCTACTCGCAAAGACTTTTATTACACGGATTTTCCCACAAAATCTAGCCAAAATCCTCTCAATATAGATTCTAGCGAGCTGCTAAAAAAGCTAGGGCTAAGTCTAGGGGCAAAATCAAGTGCTTTTATACAAAATGTGCGCCCTGATGGCAAGCTGGACTTGACCCTACAAAGTAAGGCAAACACCAAAGATGAAGCACAAAAAGTGCTAGAGATTTTGCACTCACTGCAAAAGGCTAATGAAGTGCTAGAGTTTCACTACGATAGTCCTCCACAGATTTTGGATAAAACCTTTGGCATAAGCAAAAAGGCTTTCAAGCGCGTGCTTTCTCATCTAATAGCCACTTCTTGTATAGAATTGAAAGAGGGCAAAATCGCCCTGCTAGATTCTGTGCAAAGCCCACATAAAAGCACCAAAAATCCTAGATTTAGCCAAAAGCCTTAGCAAATACCATAAAGCCTTTTTATCCACGATTCAAACTTTCATAAAAGACTCCAAAAGATTCTTAAAAATCCGCTAAAACACGCTTAAAAACCACTACTTACATTTGTCTAATATTCAAGTTGCTAAATCCGCGATTTACCAAGCAAGAGCACCAAGCAGCCACATTGACAAAAAAAAAAAAAACGGCTAAGATTCCCCCTCTACTTCTTTGCTAATAAGTGATAAAAAGCCTAAGATTTTTGCTTTTTATCGCTTGACTTCCAAGCCAAACAAAATCTAAATAAAGGGGAATAAGCTATGAAAATTTTAGGCAAGTATGAAATCATAGAGCAGTTTTCAAGCGATGAGTTTAGAGCGCGAGATTTGCACAAAAACTATTTCATAAAGCGCGTTAGAAAAGAGGGCTTAGATGAGACTATGCACTCCCATCTAGCCCAAAATCTCCAAGACTTTCGGCACAAAAATCTTATCAATATCAGCATTGATGAAGATGATGAGTTTTTCTATGCCATTAGAGAGGACTTTGAGAGGGAGGAGTATCGCCCCTTAAGCCCAGAAATATTTAAAAATAGCGATGAGGTGGATTATACGCGCTTATTAGAGTGCTATTTGCAGATTTTTGATGCGATTAGCTATATCCACTCAAAAGGGCTATATCACGGCAACATAAGCACAAATAAGATTTTGGTTACTAGGGATAATCGCGTGTTTTTGCTAGACTTTGGCAAAAGCTATTTTTATGCCTTACTAGGCGATGATGAGAAGCACTTCAAAGCCCCCGAGCAGCTAGCAGAGATAAAGGCTGACATTGACATAATGGCGGATATTTTTTCATTTGGGCTATGTATGCTAAACCTACTGCTTGGGACATTTGAGGATTTTGAATTCAACAAAAATTACAAAAACCCAAGCGATTTGGAAAATATCTATGAAAAAATCCAAAATGACTATGATTTAGAATCTAGTGAGAATGAAATCTTTTTGCTTATCCGCAAAATGACGGCACTAAACCCACAGGATAGAATTTCACTTGATGATTTGGGTAAAGAATTAAGGGCGATTTTAAGGCAAAATAAGCAAACCTACAAATTTGAGCTAAATCTATCTAATAGTGTAGAGGAAAAATACCGCGAGATACACGAGCTTAGCGTCTATGAGCTAAAAGAGCATATCCAAAGCAGAATTGAGGGCAAAAAATCTTTTTGGGAGTTTGGGCTAGATAAAAATAAAGACCGTGAGGAAATCAAAATCGCTTGCGGGGATTTAATCTTTTGCTGTTCAGCTAAGGACTCAAGCTATCTTTTTTGCTTCTCTATCTTAGAAAATCAAAAAATGTTAGAAAATCTCTATGCAAATGGCTTGGAGTTTGATAATGACTTTATCATCACCACAGGACATAATCATAGCTATGAATGCGACAATATACAAAATATAAAGGACGAGCTAAAACGCGACTTTGAAATGCAAAAGCTCCGCAACAGAGGGCTTGAAACAGATAGAAAAGCAATCGCCACAGAGGAGGAGCTACTTCGTGCTGAAAAAGAAACTATCGACTTAAAGAAAAATGTAATCCTAGCGCAATTTAAAAGCGTAAATAAAGGCAAAGATACGATGACATTTGAGCGAATCGAGATTGATAAATGTAGCCAAAAGGATAGAGAAAAATTTACCGAGATTTTAAAAACAGCACAAAATAATCAATTTACCAAAACTAAAAAAGGCAAAAAGCCAAGAGATTTAACCAAAGTGCGCGATTTTCAAAGCACAGATAAAGTCATCATTCAATCCATTGAGCCTGACTTATCAGTAGAGCTAAAAGGCGAAGTATCCTCTCTAAATCTAGCCAAAAAAGAAATCATCGTGCAACTTGACAAGTATAAAGATGTCAATCAAAACACATTGCAAAACGCAATCCTTACTATCGCTTATGATTATCAAATGGAAGAAATTTTGTGGAGCAAAAAAGATAAGGCGTTAAGCGATTTAAAAGAAGCCAAAACGCAAATCCCCAATCTTTTGCGCAAGATAAATGAGCCAAAGGAGCTAAGAGAAAATGTCCTTGTAGAGATTCCTAGCTTTTTTGATGAAAATTTAGATGAAAATCAACAAGAGGCGGTGATAAAAACGCTTAGTTTAGATAGTGATAGTGAAATACTGCTTATCCAAGGACCTCCGGGCACAGGCAAAACAACGACTATCACAGAGATGATTCGCCAAATTCAAAAGCGACATAGACACGCCAAGATTTTGGTAGCCTCTCAAAGCAATCAAGCTGTGGATAATGTGCTAGAAAAAATCTGCATAAATGAGGATAAAATCTTGCGCATAGGCAATGATGAATCCAAGATGAGTGATATAGCAAAACAATTTATCCCAAATAAAGTGCTAGATAGGCTTATCAAAGACAATAGAGCGCGAATCAAAGCAAATCCTATCAGCGATGAAAATCCAAGTATAGAAACTAAGCTACAAGAGCTACAAGGCGACTTTGACAAAGCCTTGCAAACAATCACGGCAAAAATGAGCGCAAAAACAGGCGAAAAATCAAAAGAAAGCGAACTAGCCACACTTTTTCTAAAAAATATCCGCGTTATTTTTGGGACATTGCTAGGCATATCCTCGCGGAAAGATTTTAGAGATATTGTCTTTGATTTTGCTATTGTCGATGAGGCAGGGAGAGCTACGCTTAGTGAGCTATGTGTGCCTTGCATCAAAGCTAGGCATATCGTGCTAGTAGGCGACCACAAGCAGTTAGCCCCTGTCATCGATGATGAAATCGCTAGCAATTTAAATAGCAATTTCCCCAAAAAAGAGGTGGGGACTTCGTTTTTTGAGCGGTATTTCGAGCGACTTAGTGAGAAAAAAGCAGAAGTGCCATATTTAGAAAATTTCCGCCATAGGCTTATCTACAACTACCGCGCCGAGCATAAAATCTGCGAGCTTTACAATCAGCCATTTTATGAGGGTGAGCTAAAAGAAGCACTAGCAATAAAAGGCAAAAGAGAGCATAATCTCTCTCCACTCTTTAAATCCAGCGCGGTGTGGATAGATACGAGCAAAAGAGATGATAGAGAGGACACCCAAGCAGGCACAGGCAAAATAAACCACTGCAATGCCTCTATCATCTCATCTACTCTAAAAATTTTGCTAGATAAATCAAAAGAGCAAAATCTAAGCCACAGCATAGGAATCATCACACCTTATAGAGCGCAGACAAATTTGCTAAAAGATAAGCTAAAAGGCATAAAAGCTGAATTTAAAGAGCTTTATGCAGATAAGGCAAGTAATGATAAAGACTTGCGCAATGGCTTTGACATAGGCACAGTCGATAGCTTCCAAGGGAGTGATAGGGATATAATCATCTATGATTGTGTCCGCTCATCAAAGGCAAAAAATAGCAAAGAGGATAGAGAAAAAAGAAGCGGTGGCAAAATCGACTTTATCGCTGATGAAAAGCGACTTAATGTTTCATTATCTCGTGCAAAAAAGCTACTTATCATCGTAGGCGATATGGAGTTTTTGTATAGGGCGAGTGTAAGCGAGGGGATAAATCCGTTTTATAAAATCATAGACTTTATCCACAAGCATAAAGAAGACTATCACATAATCCCCGCACCACAAACACAAAATAAAGGAGGCAAAAATGGCTAAGAAAAAAGTAGCACCACAAACTAACGAGCATACCAAATCTGCGGAGTCTATCTATGATAAATTTGATATGCACTTACTCACGCACAAATACAGCGACTACTACATAAGCAAAAAAGAGAGCGATGAAAATTTGGCGCAAATGGGGCTAGTAAAGGAGGGCGATGAGAATGATGAAGGCGATTTTGTATGGTATGACACTAGGGAAGTTTTTTATCCTGTATATAAAACTATCATAGACTATCAAATCACAACAATTCAGCCTATCCACCCTATCATCATAGCGATTTTGAAATCTGTGAAATACTTAGAAACGCTAAAAAATGCCAATATTGCCCAAAAGCTAAAATCTATCACACAGCTTGATGATGAAATCTATGGCAGTATAATTGCCGAACTCATAACCAAAGGACTGCTAAATAATGAAAATGATAAAATACGACTAAGCAATAAAGGCAAAGACGCGCTAAAAAAGGAAAAAGAAAAGATTGTCAATGATGAAAGCGCGGTAGTAGCGATTGATGGTATATATAATGAAGTGCTAGAAGTCGTTAAAAGTGTCAAAGAGATGAATCTGCCACATAAGCCAAGTAAAGATTCTATCGAGCTAAAGCCTTTATTTAAAGCGCGTCCTAGGAGTGAAAGTCTCTATGAGGAATTTAGCGAGAACAAAACACTATATCAAGTCCTAGTCGAAGCACTGCAAGGGCTAGATAGTGTAGATAAGTATAGTATAGATGATGCAGGACAAAGCGAAAGACAAAGCACGGAAGTAAGCAATATCCTAGCCGTGCGTGATGTGAGAAAATTTTACAAAAAATACATTTGCTTATTTTACAAAAACGCGCACGATGAAGAAAAAATCCTAGTCGTTGATGAGAGATATGAGATAAACGCAGAAATCACAAAGCTATTTGATAGGCTAATAAGTGAGCAAAATCTAACCCCAAGCAATGCTAACTCTAACGCGTGGAAAGACAAAGAGGATAAACGCGAAAGACTTAGCAAAGAAGTGATAGAATCTAGGCTTAAATCTGCTCTAGATTTGAGCGAGGGGGCGATGCTTGAAGTGGGCGAGCATAAGCGGTATTTTATCTATGTGCTTAAAAACGCTAAAAAGCATATCTACATACAAAGCCCTTGGGTGCGCCACAATGTGCTAGAAATCTATAAAGAGTATATACAATCCGCGCTAGAAAAAGGCGTAAAAATAACTATCAAATACGGAATGCAAAAGCGAGGTGAGAAAGACAAACAAGAGATTGATGAAAAAGCACTAGCTTATCTTAACGAGCTAAAAGCAAAGTATGGCAATTTCAGCCTAAAGCACGGCAGTGATGACCACTCTAAAATCATCATTTGTGATGATGAGTTTATGATAGTGGGGAGTTTTAATTGGCTAAGTTTCGCTCCTAGAGATGATAAGCGAAGCGAAACTTCCACCATAAACAAAAACAAAGAATCAATCAAAAAGCAAATCGCCAAATTTGACTAAGTGAGATTTAAAATTTCTGCTAAAACACGCAAACATAACGCGCAAGATTTGGCGCAATAAAGTAACAACAAAAGTTAGAGGATACACAAAAAGTTATTTATAGATTTTATAAAGGGCTCTAGTGGCTAAAAAGTTATAAATTTTTATAAATTCGTCAAATGCAAAAAGTATTTTGCACTTTCATCTTTGCTATCTAATGTATGTTTCATCACACAAGATTTGCCACGGAGGATTTTTGCTAATGCTTTGCGTTTGGTGCAAAAACATTAGCGGGCTAAAAGTGAGATTTCTTAGATTGCTCTAAAATCTCAAAATATCTATCGGTTGTAAAATCTGCTCTTGTGGGGCTGGTGTGGGCTCGGCTTTTTGTGGCTCGAGATTGGATTCTTTTTTTTCTGTGCTGCTTGGACTTAGGGCGTCTAGGTTTGCGTTTATCTCATCTTTGAAGTGGCTTTTATCAATTAGCTCTTTATATTTTGTCTTATATTCGCCACCCAATCCTTTTTTTGGTGAGTTGTTATTCCACACTACTCCACACTTTTTGCCGATGATTTTGCAACCTGTTTGAAACTTGGCATTGCAAGTTTCTTCTATCGGTTCGCATTTGCTATAAAACTCCTCCCCACCCACAATCCTCAAGTCCGCCGTCTCGATACTTTCATAAATAGGAGTTAGTTTTTCTTTTTTGATAAATGCCAAAATCTGCTCCTCTGTGTCGATTCTAGGCTCTTGATAGGATTGGAGGATTTTTGCGTATTCTTTTTTGGTTTCTTCTTCTAGTTTTTGTTTGTAGGCTAGGATTTTGTTGTTCCACTCTTGTGAGATTCTCATCATTTCGGCTAGCTGCTTTTGCTGTTTTTCTTCTTTTTGCTGATATGCTTTTGCCATTTTTAGTGTTTTTTCATCTGGGGCTTTTGTCGTCCTTTTTGCGTTGTAGTCTTGGACTTCTTGGTAAGCCTGCCAATCCTCATCTATGACTTTTTCTAGCGTATTTTGTGCGATATTATCTGGGTTAAACCCACTTAATGCCTGCTCTTTGAATTTCTCTAAATCTTTTTCTGCCTTGCTTGGAGTGGGTGGCTTTATCCTTTGGCTTGCTTTTTGATAGGCTTTGGTGTATAGCTCTTTGTTTTGTCCTATGCTGTTGAATCTTTGCTCATCTATGTATTTTGTTATGGCGTATTTTCGCACGATGAGTGCTCCACCACTTGATGAATAGTGAGATATGATTATGTTGTCTTTTTCCTCTTTATTTTTGAGTTTTTCTTTTGAGATTTCCTTTGTTATCCCACTTCTAAATAGCCCGCCCGCGCAACTATACACTTGAGATAGTTTGTCTTTTGGGTTTAGAGTGGTGGTGTAGCTACCATTTGGGCATCCACCTCTTAGGGAATTGTTTATCATTACCCCTCTACCGCTGTAATAATTCTCTATATCTGTGATAATGCTAGCAAATGGTGCGAATTTGGAATTTATATTTGTCCCTTGTGTGGAGGTGCTAAAACTTATTAGCTCTACGCTTTTGTCATTATAAGCTCTAGGTGTGTAACCGACATCTACTTTGTCATAGCTAGCTTTGTCGCCACCATCAAACACAACACTAATACCCCTAATAGAGCACAAACCCCTACTCATCGCTTGTGCGTCAAATGTCATATTTATCTTTGAAAGTCGCTTGGCAAATTCCCCAAAATCTGCTTTTAGTTTCTCATCTTTTAGCTTATTATAAAGGCATTGTGCGCTTTCTGCGTAGCTGCGGGCATCACAGCCCATATTTATGCTTCTTAGCCTTTTTATTGTCGCTTCATATCCGCTTGAATCCACGCTTGGAAAAGGGGTAGAGCCTTTTTCTAGGAGATGAGCCATTTTTAGGTTTAATAGATTATTTTTGATATTTAGCCTCACTTCATCAAGGAGTGATTTTTTGCCACACACTCCTAGCTCTTTTGATTTTTTTGACTCTTGGGCTTTTTTGTCGTTTTCATCTAAGGCTTGTAGATTTTCTATCGCAAGTGCGCTTTGGGTAAAGACTCCCACGCAAGCTAGCTTAAAAGCTAGATTTTTGATTTTTTTGAAAGTTTTAGAGTTTTTTGCTCTATTTTGTTGTGTGATTTTCATATCAAGTCCTCTTTTGTGGATTTAGTTAAATTGCTAAGATTATAAAGGCTACATTATATCTTAGATTTTTGGGTATAAAGAAAAAATTTTGGTTATTTGAAAATATTATTTTTGTTTATTATTTATATGATTTTGCCTAAAACAAATGATTTATTTACAAGTTTGTCTTTTTGTGAAAAAAACTTAAATATTATGGATTTTCCTTGTTTGGTGGCTGACTAGGTGGTGGATTTTGATTGTTTGGCTCATTTTGTGGCAAGTAGATTTCTTTTGTAGCTCGCAGGATTTGTCCTGTGCGCAAGTTTTTGCCCTCGACATATAGATATGCCTTTGTCATAGAATCTTGGCTATGCAGTGAAAATCCACCGATATATCCGTCACCAAAGTCAAATCGTCCTTGCGTAAAATCAGGCTTGTTTGCGCAAAGTCGCGCTATATCCTCTAGGCTGCGTAGG
This genomic stretch from Helicobacter macacae MIT 99-5501 harbors:
- a CDS encoding phospholipase D-like domain-containing protein, with amino-acid sequence MAKKKVAPQTNEHTKSAESIYDKFDMHLLTHKYSDYYISKKESDENLAQMGLVKEGDENDEGDFVWYDTREVFYPVYKTIIDYQITTIQPIHPIIIAILKSVKYLETLKNANIAQKLKSITQLDDEIYGSIIAELITKGLLNNENDKIRLSNKGKDALKKEKEKIVNDESAVVAIDGIYNEVLEVVKSVKEMNLPHKPSKDSIELKPLFKARPRSESLYEEFSENKTLYQVLVEALQGLDSVDKYSIDDAGQSERQSTEVSNILAVRDVRKFYKKYICLFYKNAHDEEKILVVDERYEINAEITKLFDRLISEQNLTPSNANSNAWKDKEDKRERLSKEVIESRLKSALDLSEGAMLEVGEHKRYFIYVLKNAKKHIYIQSPWVRHNVLEIYKEYIQSALEKGVKITIKYGMQKRGEKDKQEIDEKALAYLNELKAKYGNFSLKHGSDDHSKIIICDDEFMIVGSFNWLSFAPRDDKRSETSTINKNKESIKKQIAKFD
- a CDS encoding AAA domain-containing protein, encoding MKILGKYEIIEQFSSDEFRARDLHKNYFIKRVRKEGLDETMHSHLAQNLQDFRHKNLINISIDEDDEFFYAIREDFEREEYRPLSPEIFKNSDEVDYTRLLECYLQIFDAISYIHSKGLYHGNISTNKILVTRDNRVFLLDFGKSYFYALLGDDEKHFKAPEQLAEIKADIDIMADIFSFGLCMLNLLLGTFEDFEFNKNYKNPSDLENIYEKIQNDYDLESSENEIFLLIRKMTALNPQDRISLDDLGKELRAILRQNKQTYKFELNLSNSVEEKYREIHELSVYELKEHIQSRIEGKKSFWEFGLDKNKDREEIKIACGDLIFCCSAKDSSYLFCFSILENQKMLENLYANGLEFDNDFIITTGHNHSYECDNIQNIKDELKRDFEMQKLRNRGLETDRKAIATEEELLRAEKETIDLKKNVILAQFKSVNKGKDTMTFERIEIDKCSQKDREKFTEILKTAQNNQFTKTKKGKKPRDLTKVRDFQSTDKVIIQSIEPDLSVELKGEVSSLNLAKKEIIVQLDKYKDVNQNTLQNAILTIAYDYQMEEILWSKKDKALSDLKEAKTQIPNLLRKINEPKELRENVLVEIPSFFDENLDENQQEAVIKTLSLDSDSEILLIQGPPGTGKTTTITEMIRQIQKRHRHAKILVASQSNQAVDNVLEKICINEDKILRIGNDESKMSDIAKQFIPNKVLDRLIKDNRARIKANPISDENPSIETKLQELQGDFDKALQTITAKMSAKTGEKSKESELATLFLKNIRVIFGTLLGISSRKDFRDIVFDFAIVDEAGRATLSELCVPCIKARHIVLVGDHKQLAPVIDDEIASNLNSNFPKKEVGTSFFERYFERLSEKKAEVPYLENFRHRLIYNYRAEHKICELYNQPFYEGELKEALAIKGKREHNLSPLFKSSAVWIDTSKRDDREDTQAGTGKINHCNASIISSTLKILLDKSKEQNLSHSIGIITPYRAQTNLLKDKLKGIKAEFKELYADKASNDKDLRNGFDIGTVDSFQGSDRDIIIYDCVRSSKAKNSKEDREKRSGGKIDFIADEKRLNVSLSRAKKLLIIVGDMEFLYRASVSEGINPFYKIIDFIHKHKEDYHIIPAPQTQNKGGKNG
- a CDS encoding S1-like domain-containing RNA-binding protein, translated to MQLGKIQTLTITRFSPNGAYLGKSATNTKSTNTQKSKIYKQKSTQIPSQTLAQIPINEVLLPNKFCPSGAKVGDEVQVFIYTDSQDRFIATTQSPLATLGQIAFLRVVSVGQNGVFLDLGLDKDIFMPSKNPKSYALDSLVAVKICADKSHRLIAKKGIKDTLKPYKAKHRGTKVEILPFEISPLGVGCVVEGKYYGLLYTSQSSPKAKSTHRDFASKDSTRKDFYYTDFPTKSSQNPLNIDSSELLKKLGLSLGAKSSAFIQNVRPDGKLDLTLQSKANTKDEAQKVLEILHSLQKANEVLEFHYDSPPQILDKTFGISKKAFKRVLSHLIATSCIELKEGKIALLDSVQSPHKSTKNPRFSQKP